One window of Nymphaea colorata isolate Beijing-Zhang1983 chromosome 1, ASM883128v2, whole genome shotgun sequence genomic DNA carries:
- the LOC116267842 gene encoding tRNA dimethylallyltransferase 9 isoform X2 — translation MSRGWSVRGYGLRLQTLLSFSPSVTSGQLRTVHRWSHRRTTTTLSVEAKKESGDSKRKKKEKVLVISGPTGAGKSRLALDLARRLNGQIISADSVQVYRGLDIGSAKPSTSEREEVPHHLIDILHPSEDYSVGQFFEDARQATEDIIRSGNVPIIVGGTGLYLRWYIYGKPEVPKASLKIAAEVDSELLPLQRQGDWCAAVQLLEKAGDPKAHLVPSNDWYRLRRSLEIIKSTGSPPSAFSIPYDSFREQLESRASDSSPDSVSSSNGPSEDLDYDFICFFLSSQRTELYRMIDLRCEEMLKGNPGVLTEASWLLDIGLLPNSNSATRAIGYRQVCLHKLGDKHAMEYLLSCRQEGGRTSPGDFYAFLTEFQKASRNFAKRQMTWFRNEHIYQWLDASQPLERVLDFIVDAYFDENGRVVPEQLKMHKDICSPREAYELKSYQTRRRYFSRRDDCSGIMDWILRTQRL, via the exons ATGAGCAGAGGATGGAGTGTGCGGGGTTACGGCCTTCGGCTGCAAACCTTACTCTCCTTCTCCCCTTCCGTAACTTCCGGTCAGCTCCGAACTGTTCACCGTTGGAGCCATCGAAGAACGACGACGACTCTGAGCGTGGAGGCTAAGAAAGAGAGCGGCGActccaagaggaagaagaaggagaaggtgTTGGTCATCTCCGGACCCACCGGGGCTGGCAAGTCGAGGCTTGCTCTCGATCTCGCCAGGCGACTCAATGGACAGATCATTAGTGCCGACTCCGTTCAG GTGTACCGTGGGCTGGATATTGGATCTGCAAAGCCTTCAACTTCTGAAAGAGAG GAGGTGCCCCACCACTTAATTGACATCTTACACCCATCTGAAG ACTATTCTGTAGGACAATTCTTTGAAGATGCCAGACAAGCAACTGAAGATATTATCAGAAGTGGGAATGTGCCAATTATCGTTGGCGGTACAGGATTATACTTACGTTG gtACATATATGGTAAGCCAGAAGTTCCAAAAGCATCTTTGAAGATTGCTGCAGAAGTTGATTCCGAGCTACTTCCTCTGCAGAGACAAGGGGATTGGTGCGCAGCTGTACAATTGCTTGAGAAAGCTGGTGATCCTAAAGCTCATCTTGTGCCTTCAAATGACTGGTATAGACTCAGGCGTAGTCTTGAAATTATAAAG TCCACAGGGTCACCACCATCTGCTTTTAGTATACCATATGATTCATTTAGGGAGCAACTGGAGTCTAGAGCATCTGATTCCTCACCTGATAGTGTCTCTTCTTCAAATGGACCATCTGAAGATTTGGACTATGACTTCATATGTTTCTTCCTTTCAAGTCAAAGAACGGAACTTTACAGGATGATCGATTTACGGTGTGAAGAGATGCTAAAAG GCAACCCTGGAGTTCTTACTGAAGCTTCATGGCTTCTTGATATTGGCCTTCttccaaactcaaattcagCTACTCGAGCAATTGGATATCGACAAGTTTGTCTTCATAAACTTGGTGATAAGCAT GCTATGGAGTATTTGCTAAGTTGTAGACAAGAAGGAGGGAGAACTTCTCCTGGAGACTTTTATGCTTTTCTAACAGAGTTTCAGAAAGCGTCAAG AAACTTTGCTAAAAGGCAAATGACGTGGTTCCGTAATGAACACATATATCAATGGCTGGATGCTTCTCAACCCTTG GAAAGAGTGCTTGACTTCATTGTTGATGCCTACTTTGATGAAAATGGACGAGTAGTCCCAGAGCAACTAAAAATGCACAAAGATATCTGTAGTCCTCGGGAAGCTTACGAACTGAAGTCCTATCAGACAAGAAGAAG GTATTTCAGCAGGCGTGATGATTGTTCTGGTATTATGGATTGGATACTGAGGACTCAGAGACTATAG
- the LOC116267842 gene encoding tRNA dimethylallyltransferase 9 isoform X3 has product MSRGWSVRGYGLRLQTLLSFSPSVTSGQLRTVHRWSHRRTTTTLSVEAKKESGDSKRKKKEKVLVISGPTGAGKSRLALDLARRLNGQIISADSVQVYRGLDIGSAKPSTSEREEVPHHLIDILHPSEDYSVGQFFEDARQATEDIIRSGNVPIIVGGTGLYLRWYIYGKPEVPKASLKIAAEVDSELLPLQRQGDWCAAVQLLEKAGDPKAHLVPSNDWYRLRRSLEIIKSTGSPPSAFSIPYDSFREQLESRASDSSPDSVSSSNGPSEDLDYDFICFFLSSQRTELYRMIDLRCEEMLKGNPGVLTEASWLLDIGLLPNSNSATRAIGYRQVCLHKLGYQFLQAMEYLLSCRQEGGRTSPGDFYAFLTEFQKASRNFAKRQMTWFRNEHIYQWLDASQPLERVLDFIVDAYFDENGRVVPEQLKMHKDICSPREAYELKSYQTRRSRRDDCSGIMDWILRTQRL; this is encoded by the exons ATGAGCAGAGGATGGAGTGTGCGGGGTTACGGCCTTCGGCTGCAAACCTTACTCTCCTTCTCCCCTTCCGTAACTTCCGGTCAGCTCCGAACTGTTCACCGTTGGAGCCATCGAAGAACGACGACGACTCTGAGCGTGGAGGCTAAGAAAGAGAGCGGCGActccaagaggaagaagaaggagaaggtgTTGGTCATCTCCGGACCCACCGGGGCTGGCAAGTCGAGGCTTGCTCTCGATCTCGCCAGGCGACTCAATGGACAGATCATTAGTGCCGACTCCGTTCAG GTGTACCGTGGGCTGGATATTGGATCTGCAAAGCCTTCAACTTCTGAAAGAGAG GAGGTGCCCCACCACTTAATTGACATCTTACACCCATCTGAAG ACTATTCTGTAGGACAATTCTTTGAAGATGCCAGACAAGCAACTGAAGATATTATCAGAAGTGGGAATGTGCCAATTATCGTTGGCGGTACAGGATTATACTTACGTTG gtACATATATGGTAAGCCAGAAGTTCCAAAAGCATCTTTGAAGATTGCTGCAGAAGTTGATTCCGAGCTACTTCCTCTGCAGAGACAAGGGGATTGGTGCGCAGCTGTACAATTGCTTGAGAAAGCTGGTGATCCTAAAGCTCATCTTGTGCCTTCAAATGACTGGTATAGACTCAGGCGTAGTCTTGAAATTATAAAG TCCACAGGGTCACCACCATCTGCTTTTAGTATACCATATGATTCATTTAGGGAGCAACTGGAGTCTAGAGCATCTGATTCCTCACCTGATAGTGTCTCTTCTTCAAATGGACCATCTGAAGATTTGGACTATGACTTCATATGTTTCTTCCTTTCAAGTCAAAGAACGGAACTTTACAGGATGATCGATTTACGGTGTGAAGAGATGCTAAAAG GCAACCCTGGAGTTCTTACTGAAGCTTCATGGCTTCTTGATATTGGCCTTCttccaaactcaaattcagCTACTCGAGCAATTGGATATCGACAAGTTTGTCTTCATAAACTTG GCTATCAATTTTTACAGGCTATGGAGTATTTGCTAAGTTGTAGACAAGAAGGAGGGAGAACTTCTCCTGGAGACTTTTATGCTTTTCTAACAGAGTTTCAGAAAGCGTCAAG AAACTTTGCTAAAAGGCAAATGACGTGGTTCCGTAATGAACACATATATCAATGGCTGGATGCTTCTCAACCCTTG GAAAGAGTGCTTGACTTCATTGTTGATGCCTACTTTGATGAAAATGGACGAGTAGTCCCAGAGCAACTAAAAATGCACAAAGATATCTGTAGTCCTCGGGAAGCTTACGAACTGAAGTCCTATCAGACAAGAAGAAG CAGGCGTGATGATTGTTCTGGTATTATGGATTGGATACTGAGGACTCAGAGACTATAG
- the LOC116267842 gene encoding tRNA dimethylallyltransferase 9 isoform X4: MSRGWSVRGYGLRLQTLLSFSPSVTSGQLRTVHRWSHRRTTTTLSVEAKKESGDSKRKKKEKVLVISGPTGAGKSRLALDLARRLNGQIISADSVQVYRGLDIGSAKPSTSEREEVPHHLIDILHPSEDYSVGQFFEDARQATEDIIRSGNVPIIVGGTGLYLRWYIYGKPEVPKASLKIAAEVDSELLPLQRQGDWCAAVQLLEKAGDPKAHLVPSNDWYRLRRSLEIIKSTGSPPSAFSIPYDSFREQLESRASDSSPDSVSSSNGPSEDLDYDFICFFLSSQRTELYRMIDLRCEEMLKGNPGVLTEASWLLDIGLLPNSNSATRAIGYRQVCLHKLGYQFLQAMEYLLSCRQEGGRTSPGDFYAFLTEFQKASRNFAKRQMTWFRNEHIYQWLDASQPLERVLDFIVDAYFDENGRVVPEQLKMHKDICSPREAYELKSYQTRRRRDDCSGIMDWILRTQRL; encoded by the exons ATGAGCAGAGGATGGAGTGTGCGGGGTTACGGCCTTCGGCTGCAAACCTTACTCTCCTTCTCCCCTTCCGTAACTTCCGGTCAGCTCCGAACTGTTCACCGTTGGAGCCATCGAAGAACGACGACGACTCTGAGCGTGGAGGCTAAGAAAGAGAGCGGCGActccaagaggaagaagaaggagaaggtgTTGGTCATCTCCGGACCCACCGGGGCTGGCAAGTCGAGGCTTGCTCTCGATCTCGCCAGGCGACTCAATGGACAGATCATTAGTGCCGACTCCGTTCAG GTGTACCGTGGGCTGGATATTGGATCTGCAAAGCCTTCAACTTCTGAAAGAGAG GAGGTGCCCCACCACTTAATTGACATCTTACACCCATCTGAAG ACTATTCTGTAGGACAATTCTTTGAAGATGCCAGACAAGCAACTGAAGATATTATCAGAAGTGGGAATGTGCCAATTATCGTTGGCGGTACAGGATTATACTTACGTTG gtACATATATGGTAAGCCAGAAGTTCCAAAAGCATCTTTGAAGATTGCTGCAGAAGTTGATTCCGAGCTACTTCCTCTGCAGAGACAAGGGGATTGGTGCGCAGCTGTACAATTGCTTGAGAAAGCTGGTGATCCTAAAGCTCATCTTGTGCCTTCAAATGACTGGTATAGACTCAGGCGTAGTCTTGAAATTATAAAG TCCACAGGGTCACCACCATCTGCTTTTAGTATACCATATGATTCATTTAGGGAGCAACTGGAGTCTAGAGCATCTGATTCCTCACCTGATAGTGTCTCTTCTTCAAATGGACCATCTGAAGATTTGGACTATGACTTCATATGTTTCTTCCTTTCAAGTCAAAGAACGGAACTTTACAGGATGATCGATTTACGGTGTGAAGAGATGCTAAAAG GCAACCCTGGAGTTCTTACTGAAGCTTCATGGCTTCTTGATATTGGCCTTCttccaaactcaaattcagCTACTCGAGCAATTGGATATCGACAAGTTTGTCTTCATAAACTTG GCTATCAATTTTTACAGGCTATGGAGTATTTGCTAAGTTGTAGACAAGAAGGAGGGAGAACTTCTCCTGGAGACTTTTATGCTTTTCTAACAGAGTTTCAGAAAGCGTCAAG AAACTTTGCTAAAAGGCAAATGACGTGGTTCCGTAATGAACACATATATCAATGGCTGGATGCTTCTCAACCCTTG GAAAGAGTGCTTGACTTCATTGTTGATGCCTACTTTGATGAAAATGGACGAGTAGTCCCAGAGCAACTAAAAATGCACAAAGATATCTGTAGTCCTCGGGAAGCTTACGAACTGAAGTCCTATCAGACAAGAAGAAG GCGTGATGATTGTTCTGGTATTATGGATTGGATACTGAGGACTCAGAGACTATAG
- the LOC116267842 gene encoding tRNA dimethylallyltransferase 9 isoform X5 yields the protein MSRGWSVRGYGLRLQTLLSFSPSVTSGQLRTVHRWSHRRTTTTLSVEAKKESGDSKRKKKEKVLVISGPTGAGKSRLALDLARRLNGQIISADSVQVYRGLDIGSAKPSTSEREEVPHHLIDILHPSEDYSVGQFFEDARQATEDIIRSGNVPIIVGGTGLYLRWYIYGKPEVPKASLKIAAEVDSELLPLQRQGDWCAAVQLLEKAGDPKAHLVPSNDWYRLRRSLEIIKSTGSPPSAFSIPYDSFREQLESRASDSSPDSVSSSNGPSEDLDYDFICFFLSSQRTELYRMIDLRCEEMLKGNPGVLTEASWLLDIGLLPNSNSATRAIGYRQAMEYLLSCRQEGGRTSPGDFYAFLTEFQKASRNFAKRQMTWFRNEHIYQWLDASQPLERVLDFIVDAYFDENGRVVPEQLKMHKDICSPREAYELKSYQTRRRYFSRRDDCSGIMDWILRTQRL from the exons ATGAGCAGAGGATGGAGTGTGCGGGGTTACGGCCTTCGGCTGCAAACCTTACTCTCCTTCTCCCCTTCCGTAACTTCCGGTCAGCTCCGAACTGTTCACCGTTGGAGCCATCGAAGAACGACGACGACTCTGAGCGTGGAGGCTAAGAAAGAGAGCGGCGActccaagaggaagaagaaggagaaggtgTTGGTCATCTCCGGACCCACCGGGGCTGGCAAGTCGAGGCTTGCTCTCGATCTCGCCAGGCGACTCAATGGACAGATCATTAGTGCCGACTCCGTTCAG GTGTACCGTGGGCTGGATATTGGATCTGCAAAGCCTTCAACTTCTGAAAGAGAG GAGGTGCCCCACCACTTAATTGACATCTTACACCCATCTGAAG ACTATTCTGTAGGACAATTCTTTGAAGATGCCAGACAAGCAACTGAAGATATTATCAGAAGTGGGAATGTGCCAATTATCGTTGGCGGTACAGGATTATACTTACGTTG gtACATATATGGTAAGCCAGAAGTTCCAAAAGCATCTTTGAAGATTGCTGCAGAAGTTGATTCCGAGCTACTTCCTCTGCAGAGACAAGGGGATTGGTGCGCAGCTGTACAATTGCTTGAGAAAGCTGGTGATCCTAAAGCTCATCTTGTGCCTTCAAATGACTGGTATAGACTCAGGCGTAGTCTTGAAATTATAAAG TCCACAGGGTCACCACCATCTGCTTTTAGTATACCATATGATTCATTTAGGGAGCAACTGGAGTCTAGAGCATCTGATTCCTCACCTGATAGTGTCTCTTCTTCAAATGGACCATCTGAAGATTTGGACTATGACTTCATATGTTTCTTCCTTTCAAGTCAAAGAACGGAACTTTACAGGATGATCGATTTACGGTGTGAAGAGATGCTAAAAG GCAACCCTGGAGTTCTTACTGAAGCTTCATGGCTTCTTGATATTGGCCTTCttccaaactcaaattcagCTACTCGAGCAATTGGATATCGACAA GCTATGGAGTATTTGCTAAGTTGTAGACAAGAAGGAGGGAGAACTTCTCCTGGAGACTTTTATGCTTTTCTAACAGAGTTTCAGAAAGCGTCAAG AAACTTTGCTAAAAGGCAAATGACGTGGTTCCGTAATGAACACATATATCAATGGCTGGATGCTTCTCAACCCTTG GAAAGAGTGCTTGACTTCATTGTTGATGCCTACTTTGATGAAAATGGACGAGTAGTCCCAGAGCAACTAAAAATGCACAAAGATATCTGTAGTCCTCGGGAAGCTTACGAACTGAAGTCCTATCAGACAAGAAGAAG GTATTTCAGCAGGCGTGATGATTGTTCTGGTATTATGGATTGGATACTGAGGACTCAGAGACTATAG
- the LOC116267842 gene encoding tRNA dimethylallyltransferase 9 isoform X6 encodes MSRGWSVRGYGLRLQTLLSFSPSVTSGQLRTVHRWSHRRTTTTLSVEAKKESGDSKRKKKEKVLVISGPTGAGKSRLALDLARRLNGQIISADSVQVYRGLDIGSAKPSTSEREEVPHHLIDILHPSEDYSVGQFFEDARQATEDIIRSGNVPIIVGGTGLYLRWYIYGKPEVPKASLKIAAEVDSELLPLQRQGDWCAAVQLLEKAGDPKAHLVPSNDWYRLRRSLEIIKSTGSPPSAFSIPYDSFREQLESRASDSSPDSVSSSNGPSEDLDYDFICFFLSSQRTELYRMIDLRCEEMLKGNPGVLTEASWLLDIGLLPNSNSATRAIGYRQAMEYLLSCRQEGGRTSPGDFYAFLTEFQKASRNFAKRQMTWFRNEHIYQWLDASQPLERVLDFIVDAYFDENGRVVPEQLKMHKDICSPREAYELKSYQTRRRRDDCSGIMDWILRTQRL; translated from the exons ATGAGCAGAGGATGGAGTGTGCGGGGTTACGGCCTTCGGCTGCAAACCTTACTCTCCTTCTCCCCTTCCGTAACTTCCGGTCAGCTCCGAACTGTTCACCGTTGGAGCCATCGAAGAACGACGACGACTCTGAGCGTGGAGGCTAAGAAAGAGAGCGGCGActccaagaggaagaagaaggagaaggtgTTGGTCATCTCCGGACCCACCGGGGCTGGCAAGTCGAGGCTTGCTCTCGATCTCGCCAGGCGACTCAATGGACAGATCATTAGTGCCGACTCCGTTCAG GTGTACCGTGGGCTGGATATTGGATCTGCAAAGCCTTCAACTTCTGAAAGAGAG GAGGTGCCCCACCACTTAATTGACATCTTACACCCATCTGAAG ACTATTCTGTAGGACAATTCTTTGAAGATGCCAGACAAGCAACTGAAGATATTATCAGAAGTGGGAATGTGCCAATTATCGTTGGCGGTACAGGATTATACTTACGTTG gtACATATATGGTAAGCCAGAAGTTCCAAAAGCATCTTTGAAGATTGCTGCAGAAGTTGATTCCGAGCTACTTCCTCTGCAGAGACAAGGGGATTGGTGCGCAGCTGTACAATTGCTTGAGAAAGCTGGTGATCCTAAAGCTCATCTTGTGCCTTCAAATGACTGGTATAGACTCAGGCGTAGTCTTGAAATTATAAAG TCCACAGGGTCACCACCATCTGCTTTTAGTATACCATATGATTCATTTAGGGAGCAACTGGAGTCTAGAGCATCTGATTCCTCACCTGATAGTGTCTCTTCTTCAAATGGACCATCTGAAGATTTGGACTATGACTTCATATGTTTCTTCCTTTCAAGTCAAAGAACGGAACTTTACAGGATGATCGATTTACGGTGTGAAGAGATGCTAAAAG GCAACCCTGGAGTTCTTACTGAAGCTTCATGGCTTCTTGATATTGGCCTTCttccaaactcaaattcagCTACTCGAGCAATTGGATATCGACAA GCTATGGAGTATTTGCTAAGTTGTAGACAAGAAGGAGGGAGAACTTCTCCTGGAGACTTTTATGCTTTTCTAACAGAGTTTCAGAAAGCGTCAAG AAACTTTGCTAAAAGGCAAATGACGTGGTTCCGTAATGAACACATATATCAATGGCTGGATGCTTCTCAACCCTTG GAAAGAGTGCTTGACTTCATTGTTGATGCCTACTTTGATGAAAATGGACGAGTAGTCCCAGAGCAACTAAAAATGCACAAAGATATCTGTAGTCCTCGGGAAGCTTACGAACTGAAGTCCTATCAGACAAGAAGAAG GCGTGATGATTGTTCTGGTATTATGGATTGGATACTGAGGACTCAGAGACTATAG
- the LOC116267842 gene encoding tRNA dimethylallyltransferase 9 isoform X1 gives MSRGWSVRGYGLRLQTLLSFSPSVTSGQLRTVHRWSHRRTTTTLSVEAKKESGDSKRKKKEKVLVISGPTGAGKSRLALDLARRLNGQIISADSVQVYRGLDIGSAKPSTSEREEVPHHLIDILHPSEDYSVGQFFEDARQATEDIIRSGNVPIIVGGTGLYLRWYIYGKPEVPKASLKIAAEVDSELLPLQRQGDWCAAVQLLEKAGDPKAHLVPSNDWYRLRRSLEIIKSTGSPPSAFSIPYDSFREQLESRASDSSPDSVSSSNGPSEDLDYDFICFFLSSQRTELYRMIDLRCEEMLKGNPGVLTEASWLLDIGLLPNSNSATRAIGYRQVCLHKLGYQFLQAMEYLLSCRQEGGRTSPGDFYAFLTEFQKASRNFAKRQMTWFRNEHIYQWLDASQPLERVLDFIVDAYFDENGRVVPEQLKMHKDICSPREAYELKSYQTRRRYFSRRDDCSGIMDWILRTQRL, from the exons ATGAGCAGAGGATGGAGTGTGCGGGGTTACGGCCTTCGGCTGCAAACCTTACTCTCCTTCTCCCCTTCCGTAACTTCCGGTCAGCTCCGAACTGTTCACCGTTGGAGCCATCGAAGAACGACGACGACTCTGAGCGTGGAGGCTAAGAAAGAGAGCGGCGActccaagaggaagaagaaggagaaggtgTTGGTCATCTCCGGACCCACCGGGGCTGGCAAGTCGAGGCTTGCTCTCGATCTCGCCAGGCGACTCAATGGACAGATCATTAGTGCCGACTCCGTTCAG GTGTACCGTGGGCTGGATATTGGATCTGCAAAGCCTTCAACTTCTGAAAGAGAG GAGGTGCCCCACCACTTAATTGACATCTTACACCCATCTGAAG ACTATTCTGTAGGACAATTCTTTGAAGATGCCAGACAAGCAACTGAAGATATTATCAGAAGTGGGAATGTGCCAATTATCGTTGGCGGTACAGGATTATACTTACGTTG gtACATATATGGTAAGCCAGAAGTTCCAAAAGCATCTTTGAAGATTGCTGCAGAAGTTGATTCCGAGCTACTTCCTCTGCAGAGACAAGGGGATTGGTGCGCAGCTGTACAATTGCTTGAGAAAGCTGGTGATCCTAAAGCTCATCTTGTGCCTTCAAATGACTGGTATAGACTCAGGCGTAGTCTTGAAATTATAAAG TCCACAGGGTCACCACCATCTGCTTTTAGTATACCATATGATTCATTTAGGGAGCAACTGGAGTCTAGAGCATCTGATTCCTCACCTGATAGTGTCTCTTCTTCAAATGGACCATCTGAAGATTTGGACTATGACTTCATATGTTTCTTCCTTTCAAGTCAAAGAACGGAACTTTACAGGATGATCGATTTACGGTGTGAAGAGATGCTAAAAG GCAACCCTGGAGTTCTTACTGAAGCTTCATGGCTTCTTGATATTGGCCTTCttccaaactcaaattcagCTACTCGAGCAATTGGATATCGACAAGTTTGTCTTCATAAACTTG GCTATCAATTTTTACAGGCTATGGAGTATTTGCTAAGTTGTAGACAAGAAGGAGGGAGAACTTCTCCTGGAGACTTTTATGCTTTTCTAACAGAGTTTCAGAAAGCGTCAAG AAACTTTGCTAAAAGGCAAATGACGTGGTTCCGTAATGAACACATATATCAATGGCTGGATGCTTCTCAACCCTTG GAAAGAGTGCTTGACTTCATTGTTGATGCCTACTTTGATGAAAATGGACGAGTAGTCCCAGAGCAACTAAAAATGCACAAAGATATCTGTAGTCCTCGGGAAGCTTACGAACTGAAGTCCTATCAGACAAGAAGAAG GTATTTCAGCAGGCGTGATGATTGTTCTGGTATTATGGATTGGATACTGAGGACTCAGAGACTATAG
- the LOC116261659 gene encoding malate dehydrogenase, mitochondrial: MKGAMLRSVGAALRRSSSAYATRSFSSASGPDRKVAVLGAAGGIGQPLALLMKLNPLVSSLALYDIAGTPGVAADVSHINSRAQVAGYMGEDQLGQALEGSDVVIIPAGVPRKPGMTRDDLFNINAGIVKSLCTAIAKYCPNALVNMISNPVNSTVPIAAEVFKKAGTYDEKKLFGVTTLDVVRAKTFYAGKAKVPVEEVDVPVVGGHAGITILPLFSQATPKSNALSDEEIKALTKRTQDGGTEVVEAKAGKGSATLSMAYAGAVFANACLKGLNGVPDVVECSFVQSSITELPFFASKVRLGKNGVEEVLGLGSLSDYEKEGLESLKPELKASIEKGIKFANN; encoded by the exons ATGAAGGGCGCCATGCTCAGATCAGTCGGAGCCGCTCTGAGGAGGAGCTCCTCCGCGTACGCCACTCGAAGCTTCTCCTCCGCGAGCGGCCCCGATCGAAAGGTGGCGGTCTTGGGTGCTGCAGGTGGCATCGGCCAGCCCCTCGCGCTCCTGATGAAGCTCAACCCCCTCGTCTCCAGCCTCGCTCTGTACGATATCGCCGGAACCCCTGGCGTGGCCGCCGATGTTAGCCACATCAATTCCAGGGCTCAG GTGGCTGGGTACATGGGCGAGGATCAGCTAGGGCAAGCCTTGGAGGGTTCAGATGTGGTCATCATCCCAGCCGGTGTTCCCCGCAAACCTGGCATGACCCGCGACGATCTCTTCAACATTAACGCCGGCATCGTCAAGTCCTTGTGCACAGCTATCGCTAAATACTGCCCTAAC GCGCTCGTTAATATGATAAGCAACCCGGTGAACTCCACTGTGCCAATCGCTGCGGAGGTCTTCAAGAAGGCCGGAACTTATGACGAGAAGAAGCTTTTTGGTGTGACCACGCTTGATGTTGTGAGGGCGAAGACATTCTATGCTGGGAAAGCGAAGGTCCCTGTTGAGG AAGTTGATGTCCCCGTAGTTGGTGGGCATGCTGGAATCACCATACTTCCTCTCTTTTCTCAG GCAACACCCAAGTCAAATGCTTTGTCAGATGAGGAAATCAAGGCTCTTACGAAACGAACACAGGACGGAGGAACCGAAGTTGTGGAAGCAAAGGCAGGAAAAGGATCTGCGACATTGTCTATGGC TTATGCTGGCGCCGTTTTTGCTAATGCATGCTTGAAAGGTCTTAACGGAGTCCCCGATGTTGTAGAGTGCTCTTTTGTGCAGTCAAGCATCACTGAGCTTCCGTTCTTTGCCTCCAAG GTACGGCTCGGAAAGAATGGCGTGGAGGAAGTACTTGGGTTGGGATCATTGTCTGATTACGAGAAAGAGGGCCTTGAAAGCCTCAAGCCTGAGCTGAAAGCCTCCATTGAGAAGGGGATCAAATTCGCAAACAACTGA
- the LOC116261674 gene encoding signaling peptide TAXIMIN 1, with translation MCCECDCECRPLGFLLGLPFALLCLLISIVGVVVWIVGLLLSCICPCCLCVTVLVEVALELIKAPIHVMEWFTSQIPC, from the exons atgTGTTGCGAGTGCGACTGTGAGTGCCGGCCTCTGGGCTTCCTCCTGGGCCTCCCCTTCGCCTTACTCTGCCTCCTCATCTCCATCGTCGGCGTCGTCGTTTGGATCGTCGG GTTGTTGTTATCGTGCATATGCCCCTGCTGTCTCTGCGTGACCGTGCTTGTGGAAGTGGCGCTGGAGCTGATCAAGGCGCCCATCCACGTCATGGAATGGTTCACTTCCCAAATCCCCTGTTGA